TTTGACCCCCTGGGGGATAAGCAGGTAccagagcagctcagcatcCTCCTTTGGGGAGGAAACCCCAAAGGGATGCAGGGCACAGGGGTCCCGGTTCCCTCATGTGCCCTCTTTCTGGAGCTCAGCTTCTGTCCCCCTGCCTAACAGAGGGGTTCAAAGTGATTGTCTTGGAGaaaaactgtgtgtgtgtgcatagaAATTAGGAAAACTCCTGGATGTCCTTTATTAGTCCCAAATAATAATAGTCCCAAAttccctgttttttctttttctttttttttttttttaaataattttttaaatcattttttttttttgtttaatattaaaaaagaaaaagaaaaaagcagaagtcttgaaaaaaaatataaaaaatatttccctctctctttttttttttttttttttttttttttttcattttcttactcTGGAAAATGGTGGGGCTCATCTTAAAGAAAAGCCCTTTTTCCAGGCTGGCCAGGGGGGctaaaggaggaaggaagaagaaggaggaaaactcGAGGGCGGCAACTCAGGAGCTGACCCAGCACATAAAAACATCTTCAAAGCGAAGAgcttgtttttcaaaaacaccAGGGTTTCGCTGGAAACGACCCGAGCTGGAGCCGCCAAGCAGGGCTGGGACCCAGGCCAGCTTTGGGGAGGCTGCCAGCTCTCAAAGTGTGCGTAACCCAACCTGCGCCCAAActgtccctgccccacaccaGGACTGGGTCACCATCTCCTTGGGGCACCAGTGACCTTTCTTCTCCCTACCCCCTGCTCCCTAAGCCCCTTCCCCAACACTGATGGGTTCCTGCGAGTTGGGCTCCGCAGGAGTGATATTTGTCCAGGATGCTTTTATTCATTCTGGCTCTTTTTCAGGGCAAAGTCTTGCTCTCCCTGACAGCTCACTCAAAAAATAGCTCAGCGGCTCATTTTGCtggctgggaggctgctgcgATCGATACCGAATGCGGTGACTTCTGGTATTTTTAATGGCTCCCTGGGCAGCTTATCGTCTCTGTATACTTAGATACTGATGTCACAGCAGCGTGGGTAAATACACCAGGCATGTATTGCTGGGCATGGCTGGGCTGAGCAAGAagtacttcttttttcttcccctccacgCAGGCTGCTCCTGCAAACTTGGGGTCTTGGAGATGCATCAGACCACACAGATCCCAGACAGGGTCAGCCCCATTGCCTCATGCTGCCTGCTCCATTTTCTGCCGTTTTTGTTGGCACTGGATGCTCTTTcaggtgctgggagctgcactgCACTGGCTGACTTTCCAGCTCATGATGCAGCTGGGATGtgcacagcagtgctgtgcaTTTCCCAGCAAAACAAGGATGTCTGCTTTAATGTGCTCTTGGTCTTGCAACAATTCCAGTTTAACAGCCTAACTCCAAACCCTGTGCCTAAATATCTTCCACCCCCGTTGCAGCGTAGCCTCTGGCCTGATGGAGGACAGATGTGCATCTTGGGAGTTACAGGACTTGAATtaggacaaaaataaatggagaaCTGGATGGAGGGAAACATCCTTCTTTTCCCCAGCCGGTGCAAGACATCATGGAGAAAGAAGGGCTCTGGCGAGCACCATGACGCAGTGCAGTGCAGGCGGCTGGCAGCCCCAAAGCCCATGTGTGCccacgtccccgtgtccctgctgcagctcaggaaaAGAGCAAAGTGCAGGGAGATAAAACTTCTGCTCACCGGGCTGCATCCCCAGGGGTGGTGGGAACTGCTGCAGAGGCTGGACACTTTGGCACAGCATTTCGCTACCTGCATTCAATGCACAGAAGCCATGGACAGGTAGGGAAATCTGTCAGGGCAAAAAATtgatataaaaacaacaaaatcctgACCAAATTGCCTGAGTCACCAGGTGCCAGCCCCTCTCCCTGGCCCCGTTCTGCTCTGTGTTCCAGCAGGACGCAGCGCAGCTGCAGCCAAAGGACAGTCACAGGAATCCTGGCACTGCCCTGCTCCAAAAAAGCTCAGCTCAGCTTCCAGAGatcaggctgcagcagcacagagcagagcaatcCAGAGCTGCAGAGACAGATCCAGGAGGATCTAGGGCTGTTCAGaagattttattgcttttttcactgtttataaCCCTCTGTTTCAAAAAATGATGCTGCAGGTGTGAGTGGCCAGGCTTTGGAAAGAAGATTGTGATCACTTTCACATTGTATCCGGGCTTTTCTTTCAAcaagtagaaggaaaaaaaaaaaaaaaaagcgaagtATCTAACCAGATATTACAAAGGAGTCATGGAAAGTCAGATTACTCACCGAGCAGAAAAACATGGAAACGCTCAAAAGGAAGATGTCAAAGAAACGCATTTGCCCCAAAGCTCCATGAAGCAGAAGCCCTCGAAGGAGCTGAGGCCCATGCTGGGGGCCGTCACGCTGGGCCTCGTCCTGTTCATCGCCGTGGTGGTGGCCTGGTGCTACTACACGGTGTCCCTGCACAAGGCGGAGCGGCTGAAGACGGAGCTGATGGACCTGCGGGCGGACGGCTTCGTCATCAGGAACCAGCACGGGGAGGTGGTGTTCCGCCTGGCCTTCCGCTCGGGGAGCCTGGACCTGGAGTCGTGCTCCAAGGAGGGCGAGATCCTGAGCTGCACGCGCTCGCACCGCGGGCCGCTCAACTTCTTCATCCAGACGGTGAAGCCCAAGGACACGGTGATGTGCTACCGCGTGCGCTGGGAGGAGCTGGCGGCCGGCCCAGCGGTGGAGCACACCATGTTCTGGGAGGACGCCCACTGGTACGGGGGCTCGGAGATGAGCACCCAGCACTGGCCCATCCGCCTGGCCGGCTACCAGGAGCCCGTGCCCTACGTGACCAGCGACGTCTACTCCTTCCGCGACAGCTTTGGCGGCATCCTGGAGCGCTACTGGCTGTCCTCCAAGGCGGCGGCCATCAAGATCAACGACTCGGTGCCCTTCCACCTGGGCTTCAACGCCACCGAGCGCACCCTCTTCTTCCAGGCCCGCTACAAGGACTCGCCCTACAAGCCCCCGCCGGGCCAGCAGCCCTTCCCCGAGCTCAGCTACCGCGTGTGCGTGGGCTCCGACGTCACCTCCATCCACAAGTACATGGTGCGCAGGTACTTCAACAAGCCCTCCAAGATCCCCGCTGAGAACGCCTTCCGCTACCCCATCTGGTCCACCTGGGCACTCTACAAAAAAGATATCAACCAGGATAAAGTCTTGGATTTTGCAAGAAACATAAAGAAGTACAATTTTAATTGCAGCCACATTGAGATCGATGACATGTACACACAAGCCTATGGGGATTTTGACTTTGACCCCGTCAAGTTCCCCAATGTAACAGAGATGTTTGCAAAACTGAGAGAGGATGGCTTTAAATTTACCCTGTGGATTCACCCTTTCATACACACAGATTCCTCCAACTTTGGTGTGGGGATTGAGCGTCAGCTGTTCATCAAGGAGCCGTCGGGGCGGCTGCCGGCCATGGTGGAGTGGTGGAACGGCATCGGGGCCATCCTGGACTTCACCAACCCGGCAGCCCGGGACTGGTTCCAGAGCCACCTGCGCCAGCTCCGCCACAAGTACGGCATCTCCTCCTTCAAGTTTGATGCAGGTGAGACCAGCTACCTGCCCAAGCAGTTCAGCACCTTCCGGCCACTCTCGGACCCCAGCATCTGGTCACGGCGCTACACGGAGATGGCCATCCCCTTCTACGAGCTGGCGGAGGTGCGGGTGGGCTACCAGTCGCAGAACATCTCCTGCTTCTTCCGCATCATTGACCGCGACTCCGTGTGGGGCTACGAGCTTGGCCTCAAGTCCCTCATCCCCACGGTGCTCACCATCAGCATGTTGGGGTACCCTTTTGTGCTGCCAGATATGATTGGAGGAAACTTCCTACCGAATAAGACAGATGGTGCAGTTGAGATCCCGGACCGTGAGCTGTACGTGCGGTGGCTGGAGCTGTCGGCCTTCATGCCCTCCATGCAGTTCTCCATCCCGCCCTGGCTCTACGACAAGCAGGTGGTGGAGATCGCACAGAAATTCACCGAGCTCCACGAGTCGCTGGTGGCCCcattgctgctggagctggccgGGGAGGTCACCGACACGGGCGGCCCCATCATCCGGCCCATCTGGTGGATCTCGCCCCGCGACGAGGCCACCCACAGGATCGACTCGCAGTTCCTCATCGGGGACACCCTGATGGTGGCACCCGTCCTGGAGATGGGCAAGCAGGAGCGTGACGTCTACCTGCCGGCGGGCAAGTGGCGCAGCTACAAGGGGGAGTTGTTTGAGAAGACGCCTGTGCTGCTCACCGACTATCCCGTTGACTTGGACGAAGTTGCCTATTTCCATCGGATTTCATAACATCTCCTCCATCAGCTTTGCCATGGTCTCAGGAATTAATGAACCCATGACTTTATTGACCTGGgaatttttattgcttttgaaGTAGAAATACATTAGCATGAACTCAAAGAAAATACTGTGACCTTTATTTAGTGTGTCAATTGCTGTAGAATAACTTATTAAAATGTATTGGATGAATGTCTTGGCTCTTGTAGTATGACTAATACAATGTATAGAAACAGATTCTCCACTCCTAATCTCTTCCCATCAAGAAATGCCATGCACACTTACTTTTTATATAGAATAATGATAATTAGATGGACTCCATTGTTACCCAGTGGTACTGCAGCCCTTCTCCttagatttttgtattttttgtttgcttagtGAAGGAAGACGTTGGAACAGAGTATTttattaaactaaaaataaatcagaaaacaatCTGTGATTAATCTAAAGACAGCAGCACCAAAATTTCAGCCTGTACATTGGATGGGTGCTGATGCAGTACAGCAAGGAGAGTTTGTATTTCCCATGAACTGATTTGTCCAAGGAAGCAAAAAGAAGCTTTAGCACTTGCTAACAGTTTGGCAAacttccccccccaccccccgcctTTTAATGGAAGAAAGTGTTGAGAAACATGTCCCTGGTGTGGAGTCAGCCAAGCCTGTAAGCATGT
This region of Anas platyrhynchos isolate ZD024472 breed Pekin duck chromosome Z, IASCAAS_PekinDuck_T2T, whole genome shotgun sequence genomic DNA includes:
- the LOC113840111 gene encoding myogenesis-regulating glycosidase, whose translation is MESQITHRAEKHGNAQKEDVKETHLPQSSMKQKPSKELRPMLGAVTLGLVLFIAVVVAWCYYTVSLHKAERLKTELMDLRADGFVIRNQHGEVVFRLAFRSGSLDLESCSKEGEILSCTRSHRGPLNFFIQTVKPKDTVMCYRVRWEELAAGPAVEHTMFWEDAHWYGGSEMSTQHWPIRLAGYQEPVPYVTSDVYSFRDSFGGILERYWLSSKAAAIKINDSVPFHLGFNATERTLFFQARYKDSPYKPPPGQQPFPELSYRVCVGSDVTSIHKYMVRRYFNKPSKIPAENAFRYPIWSTWALYKKDINQDKVLDFARNIKKYNFNCSHIEIDDMYTQAYGDFDFDPVKFPNVTEMFAKLREDGFKFTLWIHPFIHTDSSNFGVGIERQLFIKEPSGRLPAMVEWWNGIGAILDFTNPAARDWFQSHLRQLRHKYGISSFKFDAGETSYLPKQFSTFRPLSDPSIWSRRYTEMAIPFYELAEVRVGYQSQNISCFFRIIDRDSVWGYELGLKSLIPTVLTISMLGYPFVLPDMIGGNFLPNKTDGAVEIPDRELYVRWLELSAFMPSMQFSIPPWLYDKQVVEIAQKFTELHESLVAPLLLELAGEVTDTGGPIIRPIWWISPRDEATHRIDSQFLIGDTLMVAPVLEMGKQERDVYLPAGKWRSYKGELFEKTPVLLTDYPVDLDEVAYFHRIS